The Tatumella ptyseos genome segment ACGGATGGAACCGGCTGCGCCATGGCAGTTTGTAACGGGATATTATCAGTATCGCCAGCAATTAACTGAAATGGATAAGCTGCTCAGTAAAAATAATCAGCTGCCCCCGCTAGCCAACTTGAGAGATAGTTCAGGTAACGCGCCGCGTACCTTAGTTCTAGTGATTGGTGAGTCAACGCAACGTGGAAGAATGAGCCTGTATGGTTACCCTCGCGAAACCACGCCAGGATTAGATGAATTACATAAGACCGATCCACGGCTTACGGTTTTCAATAACGTTGTGACCTCTCGTCCTTATACCATTGAGATACTACAGCAAGCCCTGACCTTCGCTGATGAACAGAATCCCGATCTTTATCTGACTAAGCCATCATTAATGAATATGATGAAACAAGCAGGATACAAGACCTTTTGGATTACTAACCAGCAAACAATGACCGAACGTAATACCATGCTGACAGTATTTTCAAAACAGACTGATCAGCAATATTATATGAATCAGCAACGGACGCAGAGTGCACGCGAATACGACACCAATGTATTAGGGCCTTTCCAAAAAGTCCTGAACGACCCCGCACCGAGAAAATTTATTATCATTCATTTACTCGGTACGCATATCAAATATAAGTTCCGTTACCCTGAAAATGAAGGTGTATTCGATGGCAATACCCAGCACCTTCCTGCTGGCCTCACCCCGGAACAAGTGGCAACCTATAATGATTATGATAGTGCTCAACACTTCAACGATAAAGTGGTGACACAGATTATTAAAGATTATCGTGCGACCGATCCGAATGGTTTCTTATTGTACTTTTCTGATCACGGTGAAGAAGTTTACGATACGCCACCGCACCAAACTCAAGGTCGTAATGAAGAAACGCCGACTCGGCATATGTATACCATTCCTTTCCTGGTCTGGACATCGACGTCTTGGCAAGCGACGCACCCACGTGATTTTTCGTCAGATATCAATCGCCAATACAGCAGTTCGCAGTTGATTCACACATGGTCTGATCTCGCAGGACTCAGCTATCAAGGCTATGATGCCACGCGTTCTATCGTTAGTCCTGAGTTTGTGAAAGTGACCCGTTGGATCGGTAACCCTTATAAAAAGAATGGGTTGAAGGACTACGATGCTTTACCTTTTGGTGACCAAGTCGGTAACCAATAAAGACTTCCCCCCTGCAAGGGGGGAATCATTCACAAAAAATGCACTAAGTTCCCCAGCATCTTTACTTTCGCACTTAATGTGTAACCTCGAAATTTTCATTTTTTACACTCTTAGTCATAAGATAAATCTGTTTATTTGGTGTTAAATATGAAACTTACCGAACCTCCATTGGTGCTTTCCGACTCGTTGTTAATCGCTAAAGGCCGCCATCGCGCCTGTTACCAACATCCCAAGCATCCTGAATTGTGTGTCAAAGTTCATTTAAACCCTCATGACGATTTAGAAACGCTGAGAGAGGTGCGTTATTTTAAATGGCTACATAGACGTAATGTTAAGTTGAATAGTATCGCTGACTATTGCGGGAAACACGCCACGACATTTGGGATGGGCTATGTGTATGAGTTGGTAAGAGATTACGACGGACAAGTTTCGAAAACGTTGGATCACTATCTAAGAAACTTTGAAATGACTGAACCACGAATCCATGCACTCTCTTCGGCTTATCAGGAGTTTAAACAGTCCTTTCATCGGCATTACATTACGATGATGAATTTAAAGGCCTATAACATAGTATTTAAACGCGAAAGTGAAACTTGTGGTCATTTCTATCTTATCGATAATTTAGGCTCTGCAAATTTACTACCCTTAAGTTATTTTTTTAAATCGATCGCTACTCGTATGCTCCAGCGTAAATTTATGCGTTTCGAGTCTTTGGTTCGAGAGCGCTATCATTTTTCAATTAATTCATGATGCTTAGGGAGCATGCTCCCTATCACTGCAAAATCCATCGTGGAGGTTGATCGGCCTAGTTCACGGCATGATTCTAAAATTGATAATTCTTGAGAGATTTTATTCTTTCAATATATGCTTTTATTAAGCATGCATTTTTATCAGTGTAAAAGGCAAAGCTTTCTATTTCATCTAAATAAGCTTGGGCCAAGCACTCTTGATCGATGAAATTTTGCCAATGTCTTTCTGATGTCGCCACAGCGTTTATAAAAAGAGTGTAGTTGTGGAACTGATCTTTTCGTTTCCAAGC includes the following:
- a CDS encoding phosphoethanolamine transferase CptA — its product is MNQTASPKFSWKALGIALLYFWFFSTFLQIVIVASGYSGTNGLRDSLLFSSLWLIPILLFPRFTKLLAALIGIVLWVASVAALGYYVIYGQEFSQSVLFVMFETNANEASEYLSQYFSLKMITVVVAYTLIALFLWSRLRPVYLPKIWRWGVSIALLYGLILNPIVIDTGINHKPIDNTLNNLASRMEPAAPWQFVTGYYQYRQQLTEMDKLLSKNNQLPPLANLRDSSGNAPRTLVLVIGESTQRGRMSLYGYPRETTPGLDELHKTDPRLTVFNNVVTSRPYTIEILQQALTFADEQNPDLYLTKPSLMNMMKQAGYKTFWITNQQTMTERNTMLTVFSKQTDQQYYMNQQRTQSAREYDTNVLGPFQKVLNDPAPRKFIIIHLLGTHIKYKFRYPENEGVFDGNTQHLPAGLTPEQVATYNDYDSAQHFNDKVVTQIIKDYRATDPNGFLLYFSDHGEEVYDTPPHQTQGRNEETPTRHMYTIPFLVWTSTSWQATHPRDFSSDINRQYSSSQLIHTWSDLAGLSYQGYDATRSIVSPEFVKVTRWIGNPYKKNGLKDYDALPFGDQVGNQ
- a CDS encoding YrbL family protein, with product MKLTEPPLVLSDSLLIAKGRHRACYQHPKHPELCVKVHLNPHDDLETLREVRYFKWLHRRNVKLNSIADYCGKHATTFGMGYVYELVRDYDGQVSKTLDHYLRNFEMTEPRIHALSSAYQEFKQSFHRHYITMMNLKAYNIVFKRESETCGHFYLIDNLGSANLLPLSYFFKSIATRMLQRKFMRFESLVRERYHFSINS
- a CDS encoding lysozyme inhibitor LprI family protein, yielding MKKNLLLLLALVFSLNTYAAKKDGDYFKNETLESCYQKKMSAAVQNCMIYLSDKKKQEYDKQYHLLLENAWKRKDQFHNYTLFINAVATSERHWQNFIDQECLAQAYLDEIESFAFYTDKNACLIKAYIERIKSLKNYQF